The Brasilonema sennae CENA114 genome includes a region encoding these proteins:
- a CDS encoding deoxyribodipyrimidine photo-lyase, 8-HDF type → MSDLILFWHRRDLRISDNTGLATARKQSPKVVGVFCLDPNILERDDIAPARVTYMIGSLQSLQERYAQAGSQLLILHAEPTQAIPKLAIALKAKAVFWNWDVEPYSQERDRTIIEALKEKGIQFLEKNWDQILHSPDDIRTGSQQPYTVYTPFWKNWSSKPKAKPVETLENAEGLTKAEKEIAEASGVIELPSAKDLGFHWDGELVITPGEAAAQERLEEFCASAVNEYQEQRNFPAVEGTSKLSAALKFGVIGIRTVWQATLEALENSRSDETATNIRTWQQELAWREFYQHAMYNFPQLAEGAFRDPFKNFPWENNEEYFQAWCEGRTGYPIVDAAMRQLNELGWMHNRCRMIVASFLTKDLLINFQWGEKYFMQKLIDGDLSANNGGWQWSASSGIDPKPLRIFNPASQAQKFDFEGEYIRQWVPELRSMDAEYLVTGKISPLERHAVGYPDPIVDHNKQQRLFKERYQQQKSQT, encoded by the coding sequence ATGTCTGACTTAATTTTATTTTGGCATCGTCGCGATTTACGTATTTCTGACAATACAGGGCTTGCTACTGCGAGAAAGCAAAGTCCAAAGGTGGTGGGTGTGTTTTGCCTCGATCCAAATATTTTGGAACGAGATGATATTGCCCCGGCAAGAGTGACTTACATGATTGGTAGTTTACAGTCACTACAGGAGCGATATGCTCAAGCAGGTAGCCAGTTATTGATTCTTCACGCTGAACCGACTCAAGCTATTCCAAAACTGGCGATCGCTCTGAAGGCAAAGGCTGTATTTTGGAATTGGGATGTGGAACCGTATTCTCAAGAACGCGATCGCACGATTATCGAAGCACTCAAAGAAAAAGGTATCCAGTTTCTAGAAAAAAACTGGGATCAAATCTTACACTCACCAGATGATATTCGTACTGGTTCCCAGCAACCTTACACCGTTTACACTCCCTTTTGGAAGAATTGGAGTAGCAAACCAAAAGCTAAGCCTGTAGAAACTTTGGAAAATGCCGAAGGATTGACAAAAGCCGAAAAAGAAATTGCCGAAGCTTCAGGAGTTATAGAATTACCCTCAGCCAAAGATTTAGGTTTTCATTGGGATGGAGAATTAGTTATAACGCCAGGGGAGGCGGCGGCGCAAGAACGATTAGAGGAGTTTTGCGCCAGTGCGGTTAATGAATATCAAGAACAGCGCAATTTTCCAGCAGTTGAAGGTACATCTAAATTGAGTGCTGCTTTGAAATTTGGTGTCATTGGTATTCGCACTGTTTGGCAAGCCACTTTAGAAGCGCTAGAAAATAGTCGCAGTGACGAAACAGCAACCAACATCCGTACATGGCAACAGGAACTAGCATGGCGGGAGTTTTATCAACACGCAATGTATAACTTCCCGCAATTAGCAGAGGGTGCTTTCCGCGATCCTTTCAAAAACTTTCCCTGGGAAAATAACGAAGAATATTTTCAAGCTTGGTGCGAGGGTAGAACTGGCTATCCCATCGTTGATGCAGCAATGCGCCAGCTAAATGAACTGGGTTGGATGCATAACCGCTGTCGGATGATTGTCGCGAGTTTCTTAACCAAAGACTTGCTGATTAATTTCCAGTGGGGAGAAAAATACTTTATGCAGAAGCTGATTGATGGTGATTTATCTGCTAATAATGGGGGTTGGCAATGGAGTGCTTCTAGCGGTATTGATCCAAAACCTTTGCGAATTTTTAATCCTGCCAGTCAAGCGCAAAAGTTTGACTTTGAGGGCGAGTACATTAGGCAATGGGTTCCCGAATTGCGTTCTATGGATGCAGAGTATTTAGTAACTGGGAAAATTTCTCCTTTGGAACGTCATGCTGTTGGTTATCCAGATCCAATTGTGGATCATAATAAACAGCAACGACTGTTTAAAGAGCGTTATCAACAGCAAAAAAGTCAGACATAA
- a CDS encoding DsbA family protein, translating into MNIWSNFCHSRFLRQAVRAGLALCIVWLSLSTPVQAATNTSQVNSNNLINPKLEAEVLQIIHNHPEVVVEALQAFQQQQQKQQQQAKQSVLQEIKTNPNKIIGESPTTGATEPKILLIEFSDFQCPYCAKAHKTLKQFMARHQDEVTLVYKHFPLISIHSEAMPAAKAAWAAQQQGKFWQYQDALFSSQGKLGEKLYVAIAKKLNLDLEQFNQQRSGNAADAVIQKDIETAMRLGIQGTPFFVMNEETFDGAVELSDIERILAKNSKKNLSNLDLAPRPEYALN; encoded by the coding sequence ATGAATATATGGTCTAATTTCTGTCATTCGCGCTTTCTGCGCCAAGCTGTACGAGCAGGATTGGCGCTATGCATAGTATGGTTGAGTTTGTCAACCCCTGTGCAAGCTGCCACAAATACTAGTCAAGTCAACAGCAATAATCTTATTAATCCAAAATTGGAAGCCGAAGTTTTGCAGATTATCCACAATCACCCAGAGGTGGTTGTAGAAGCTTTGCAAGCGTTCCAGCAACAACAACAAAAGCAGCAACAACAAGCCAAGCAGTCAGTTTTGCAGGAGATAAAGACAAATCCCAACAAAATCATTGGTGAATCTCCGACTACTGGCGCAACTGAACCAAAGATTCTGCTGATAGAGTTCTCAGATTTTCAATGTCCTTATTGTGCCAAAGCTCATAAGACGTTGAAGCAGTTTATGGCTCGTCATCAAGATGAAGTTACGTTGGTGTACAAACATTTTCCCCTAATCTCAATTCATTCTGAAGCAATGCCCGCTGCTAAAGCCGCTTGGGCGGCTCAACAGCAAGGAAAGTTTTGGCAGTACCAAGATGCTTTGTTTTCAAGCCAAGGTAAATTAGGGGAGAAATTGTATGTTGCGATCGCCAAAAAACTGAATTTGGATCTCGAACAGTTTAACCAACAGCGCAGTGGAAATGCAGCCGATGCTGTGATTCAAAAGGACATAGAGACGGCGATGAGACTGGGAATTCAGGGTACTCCTTTCTTTGTCATGAATGAGGAGACATTTGATGGTGCTGTTGAGCTATCTGACATCGAGAGGATACTAGCAAAGAACAGTAAAAAAAATCTTAGTAACTTAGATCTTGCACCTCGACCTGAGTACGCCTTGAACTGA
- a CDS encoding DUF2157 domain-containing protein — protein sequence MSPNFDSSLKIEIKLASNNPELLHGLDIWLRLGLISDTQVKQICREFLVCRVELQPQTLPEPQAETLHATSLLQDDALPTAKKPNVLARMLQSLGEELSVRWLLFLGMFLVVVSSGVLAASQWQRFPPSGQYGVLLAYTLSFWGISFWAGRQPHLSLTTRTLLIVTLLLVPVNFWAMDSFNLWQNPLNWVVIAIASITLSAITFLFCNNRLFSTYQPARKLSLVNILALSYLHWGWQIPGFPLIAVYLATVGTTLATIYHTRHPQRQTIVKVEDQKTELGISLSSLVIVYALFVLLVRAIFVVRVEIQELGLAVGICGWLVTRLAQSDKETRVQGKELSSISLTPSVPHPPPSLPWELLGGILLFLGWLVSVSATFPWQATAVSGLGLWFFSRRLQLGGTRVDVGAIFAIGLETIWLLWLLVPFGLQEWAISTATQLTHSQNTPWALLSVVLFPYLVLMVALTDRLYRAQKVQLADFGEKLTLVFGISLTAVSLVNPTLRSLNLLLSAITLGSVSQRRLPTRISLVYMTQIAGVLTLCSIIDRFFPYLNTQVWASIVLAVAVAEWLFCCLGNKVWHKSAWYMGLGLAALSYTLLWMNAEPVWFGSGNNSESWGLVWLITPITFTGIAILGFKSPASTVARPTLNAWLSVAALGLAQSLMLPLSGGRLIGLAVASALMFVNTRYLRHKVSALITVGFGLGFIAALLWEGVPGLARLSLQGWFVVGGVCTVGLWLIRKLLSTRENELVAIYAEASDKWAIALCCVELLLLSIHSTLVYQGLTKSDFLYLTSSAIILGAIVYRSWQQPSNWSFYGIGWCLELLIAEVLGFGERSIIKIAIANIALGLLTQLLGEWWRSKHRLEKLPNRWHILPLLYGVFGVALRSSTFANWTGLSSVAVAFIVIGVGRRRRELKPLLYLGLIGISISAYELLFYQLLQAPPGGAYGDGLIAMSVLGTGIMYAYRLLSPWLVDYLRLNSKELKVVAHIHWILSSCLLLSATFTPIAINQLVGLGTSIFLIRYAIFQGRYHPQSTMAQMWVYLGLLEIAGFRTFWIYTAVGRLFAESLLPWRAPIASVVAYFLYILPWERWGWSKRPWQNAAYILPLIYLWESRGEIYPVGLLITAGFYAFIAKVSKQFRFTYVSVVLIDWALFRWFWDLHLTDALWRVIPIGLSLLYVAQFDPSLREFPMKPSRHSVRLLGCGLICGWAIIFHQDTAFIPGFLSLIAIFAGLALRVRAFLYVGTSSFFITSFYQLVIFSLHYPFLKWVVGLLVGIILISIAANFETRREQINSLLRNSSQQLQEWE from the coding sequence ATGTCACCAAACTTTGATTCTTCTCTCAAAATTGAAATCAAGCTTGCATCTAACAATCCTGAGTTATTGCATGGACTTGATATATGGTTGCGCTTGGGTTTGATCTCGGATACCCAAGTTAAGCAAATCTGTCGAGAGTTTCTGGTTTGTCGTGTGGAGTTGCAACCACAGACTCTACCTGAACCGCAAGCAGAGACGTTGCATGCAACGTCTCTACTTCAGGATGATGCATTACCGACAGCTAAGAAACCTAATGTTCTTGCTCGGATGTTGCAGTCGCTGGGCGAAGAGTTAAGTGTCCGCTGGCTGCTATTTTTAGGAATGTTTTTAGTGGTGGTATCCTCTGGGGTTCTCGCCGCGAGTCAATGGCAAAGGTTTCCGCCTTCTGGACAATATGGAGTTTTGCTTGCTTATACTCTGAGTTTTTGGGGGATAAGTTTTTGGGCTGGTAGACAGCCTCATTTAAGCTTAACAACTCGAACGCTGCTGATTGTCACACTGTTGTTGGTGCCAGTCAACTTTTGGGCAATGGACAGTTTCAATCTTTGGCAAAATCCTTTGAATTGGGTTGTCATTGCAATAGCTTCTATTACGCTTTCAGCAATTACTTTTTTATTTTGCAACAATCGGCTGTTTTCTACTTATCAGCCAGCTCGAAAATTATCTTTAGTTAATATTCTGGCACTGTCGTATCTACACTGGGGTTGGCAAATCCCAGGATTTCCCTTAATTGCAGTTTATTTAGCAACAGTAGGAACAACTCTCGCTACTATCTATCACACTCGTCACCCACAAAGGCAGACGATTGTAAAAGTTGAAGATCAAAAAACTGAATTAGGTATCAGTCTGTCTTCACTCGTCATTGTTTATGCCTTATTTGTGCTGTTGGTACGAGCGATTTTTGTTGTCCGCGTAGAGATCCAAGAATTGGGTTTAGCTGTTGGTATTTGCGGGTGGCTAGTGACTCGGTTAGCACAGTCAGACAAAGAAACAAGGGTACAAGGGAAAGAACTTTCTTCTATCTCTTTGACTCCCTCCGTCCCTCACCCCCCTCCCTCACTCCCCTGGGAATTACTTGGCGGTATTCTACTATTCCTTGGTTGGCTGGTGTCGGTAAGTGCTACTTTTCCTTGGCAAGCAACGGCTGTTAGTGGTTTGGGTTTGTGGTTTTTCAGTCGGCGCTTGCAGTTGGGTGGTACGCGCGTCGATGTGGGAGCGATTTTCGCTATTGGGTTGGAGACGATTTGGCTGTTATGGTTGTTAGTGCCTTTTGGGTTGCAAGAATGGGCGATTAGCACTGCTACTCAACTAACTCATTCTCAGAATACACCTTGGGCGTTGCTGAGTGTGGTGTTATTTCCCTATCTTGTTTTGATGGTGGCGTTGACGGATAGACTTTATCGCGCTCAAAAGGTGCAATTGGCTGATTTTGGAGAAAAATTAACGCTGGTGTTTGGAATCTCACTCACTGCGGTGAGTTTGGTAAATCCCACGTTACGTTCCTTGAATTTACTTTTATCTGCAATCACTTTAGGAAGTGTCAGCCAGCGACGACTTCCCACCAGAATAAGTCTGGTGTACATGACTCAAATTGCAGGGGTGCTAACGCTTTGCTCAATCATTGACCGCTTTTTTCCTTATCTTAATACACAAGTCTGGGCAAGCATTGTGTTGGCTGTGGCGGTTGCAGAGTGGTTGTTTTGTTGTTTGGGTAATAAAGTCTGGCACAAGAGTGCATGGTACATGGGTTTGGGACTGGCGGCACTGAGCTACACTCTATTATGGATGAATGCTGAACCAGTCTGGTTTGGTTCTGGTAATAACAGTGAGAGTTGGGGTTTGGTTTGGTTAATCACTCCTATAACTTTCACAGGTATAGCTATTCTGGGTTTTAAATCTCCAGCTAGCACAGTAGCACGTCCGACTCTCAATGCTTGGTTGAGTGTCGCCGCTTTGGGACTTGCGCAGTCACTAATGTTACCACTATCTGGAGGTAGATTAATCGGTTTGGCTGTCGCTAGCGCTTTGATGTTTGTTAATACGCGCTATTTGCGACACAAAGTATCTGCGTTAATTACTGTAGGTTTTGGACTGGGTTTCATTGCTGCCCTGTTATGGGAAGGTGTGCCTGGTTTAGCAAGATTATCTTTACAGGGCTGGTTTGTCGTAGGAGGAGTTTGTACAGTTGGTTTATGGCTAATTCGTAAATTGTTAAGCACCAGAGAGAACGAATTAGTAGCTATTTATGCAGAAGCAAGTGACAAGTGGGCGATCGCACTCTGCTGTGTAGAGTTGTTGCTGCTGAGTATTCACTCAACGCTTGTTTATCAAGGGCTAACGAAATCTGATTTTCTCTACTTAACTTCTTCTGCAATAATTCTAGGAGCAATTGTTTATCGCAGTTGGCAGCAACCTAGTAATTGGAGTTTTTATGGTATTGGGTGGTGTCTGGAATTATTGATTGCTGAAGTTTTGGGTTTTGGCGAACGTTCTATTATCAAGATTGCAATTGCTAACATCGCCTTAGGTTTGCTTACTCAACTTTTAGGGGAGTGGTGGCGATCAAAACACCGACTCGAAAAACTTCCCAACCGCTGGCACATTCTGCCTTTGTTGTATGGTGTCTTTGGTGTCGCGTTGCGTTCTTCAACCTTTGCCAACTGGACAGGTTTATCTTCTGTTGCTGTGGCTTTCATTGTTATTGGAGTTGGGCGACGGCGTCGAGAATTAAAACCCCTACTGTATCTGGGACTGATTGGGATATCAATTTCAGCATATGAACTTTTATTCTATCAACTCTTGCAAGCACCACCAGGAGGAGCATATGGCGATGGCTTAATTGCTATGTCTGTTCTTGGCACTGGCATTATGTATGCATATCGCCTTCTTTCGCCTTGGCTTGTAGACTACTTACGCCTAAACAGCAAAGAACTGAAAGTTGTTGCTCATATTCACTGGATTCTTAGTAGCTGTTTATTACTTTCTGCCACCTTCACCCCCATTGCAATAAACCAACTTGTAGGCTTGGGAACAAGTATATTTCTGATTCGTTATGCCATTTTTCAAGGACGCTACCATCCACAATCTACAATGGCACAAATGTGGGTTTACCTTGGCTTGCTAGAGATCGCAGGGTTCAGAACTTTCTGGATTTATACAGCAGTAGGACGCTTATTTGCTGAATCGTTACTTCCTTGGAGAGCGCCAATAGCTTCTGTTGTTGCCTACTTTCTCTACATTTTACCTTGGGAACGGTGGGGTTGGTCTAAAAGACCTTGGCAAAACGCTGCATATATTTTGCCATTGATATATCTGTGGGAAAGTCGAGGCGAAATTTATCCAGTCGGCTTGCTGATCACAGCAGGGTTTTATGCTTTTATTGCCAAGGTTTCAAAACAATTCCGTTTCACCTATGTCAGTGTAGTTCTAATTGATTGGGCGCTGTTTCGTTGGTTTTGGGACTTACATCTGACTGATGCTTTGTGGCGTGTCATTCCGATTGGCTTATCACTGCTGTATGTTGCTCAATTCGATCCTAGCCTGAGAGAATTTCCAATGAAACCAAGTCGCCACTCGGTGCGGCTACTGGGCTGTGGTTTAATTTGTGGATGGGCTATTATCTTTCATCAAGATACGGCATTTATACCCGGATTTTTGAGTCTTATCGCCATTTTTGCAGGATTAGCTTTGCGAGTGCGGGCTTTTCTGTATGTTGGTACAAGCAGCTTTTTTATCACGAGTTTCTATCAGTTGGTGATTTTTAGCTTGCATTACCCATTTTTGAAATGGGTAGTTGGCTTGCTTGTTGGTATCATCCTAATCTCGATTGCTGCTAACTTTGAAACCCGTCGCGAACAGATTAATTCCTTACTTCGCAACTCCAGTCAGCAATTGCAGGAATGGGAATAG
- the purD gene encoding phosphoribosylamine--glycine ligase: MKVLVIGNGGREHALAWKLLQSKQIEQVVCVPGNGGTASMEGCQNLSLAVDDFEAIAQFAKDQNITLVVVGPEVPLAKGITDYLKSVGLMVFGPTKAGAQIEASKAWAKALMQEAGIPTARAAVFTEAAAAKSYVKGQGAPIVVKADGLAAGKGVIVAQTVEQAHAGIDAMFGGEFGSAGKFVVIEECLTGQEVSVLALTDGLTIRPLLAAQDHKRIGEGDTGENTGGMGAYAPAPIATPELMAKVQKQVLEKAIAILRKKGIDYRGVLYAGLMITPNGDFKVLEFNCRFGDPETQVVLPLLETPLEELILACVEQRLAQMPPIAWKQGAAVTVVAASGGYPGAYEKGKVITGIPEAQALGTTVFHAGTKAFPGGSEKTRQVVTDGGRVLNITAVGENFEHALTQAYAGTQCIHFEGMYYRRDIGHRVK; the protein is encoded by the coding sequence GTGAAAGTTTTAGTTATAGGTAATGGAGGGCGGGAACACGCCTTAGCTTGGAAACTGTTACAATCAAAGCAAATTGAGCAAGTTGTGTGTGTGCCAGGAAACGGGGGTACAGCAAGTATGGAAGGTTGCCAAAACCTTTCTTTGGCAGTAGACGACTTTGAGGCGATCGCTCAATTTGCCAAAGACCAGAACATAACTCTTGTTGTGGTCGGACCAGAAGTACCTTTAGCAAAAGGCATTACGGATTATCTCAAATCTGTTGGTCTAATGGTTTTTGGTCCAACGAAAGCAGGTGCGCAAATTGAGGCAAGTAAGGCTTGGGCAAAAGCTTTGATGCAGGAAGCAGGAATTCCGACAGCACGGGCAGCGGTATTTACGGAAGCAGCCGCAGCGAAATCTTATGTAAAAGGTCAAGGAGCACCAATTGTTGTCAAAGCCGATGGTTTAGCGGCTGGTAAAGGTGTCATCGTTGCCCAAACAGTGGAACAGGCACATGCGGGGATTGATGCCATGTTTGGCGGAGAATTTGGCAGTGCAGGGAAATTTGTTGTTATTGAAGAGTGCTTGACAGGGCAAGAGGTTTCTGTTTTAGCGTTAACGGATGGGTTAACGATTCGTCCGTTACTGGCTGCTCAAGATCATAAGCGGATTGGTGAGGGCGATACAGGGGAAAATACTGGTGGTATGGGAGCGTATGCCCCAGCGCCGATCGCGACACCAGAGTTGATGGCAAAAGTTCAAAAGCAAGTTTTAGAAAAAGCGATCGCCATACTCAGGAAAAAAGGCATTGACTACCGAGGTGTGCTTTACGCTGGCTTAATGATAACTCCTAATGGCGATTTTAAGGTTTTGGAGTTTAACTGTCGCTTTGGCGATCCAGAAACGCAAGTTGTGTTACCTCTGTTGGAAACACCCCTAGAAGAATTAATTCTAGCTTGTGTTGAGCAACGTTTGGCTCAAATGCCACCCATCGCTTGGAAGCAAGGTGCAGCTGTCACAGTTGTTGCTGCTTCTGGTGGTTATCCTGGAGCATATGAGAAAGGAAAAGTCATTACTGGTATTCCGGAAGCACAAGCACTGGGAACCACTGTCTTTCATGCTGGGACAAAGGCATTCCCAGGCGGGAGCGAGAAAACGAGACAAGTGGTGACAGACGGAGGTCGGGTATTAAACATTACTGCAGTTGGAGAAAATTTTGAGCACGCGCTTACCCAAGCGTATGCTGGGACGCAGTGCATTCACTTTGAGGGAATGTATTACCGAAGAGACATTGGTCACCGAGTTAAATAA
- the nblS gene encoding two-component system sensor histidine kinase NblS, whose product MLTVLKIIKEAIVNWWLEFTLQTKLLAAATLVVSLVMSGLTFWAVNTIQLDARVNDTRFGRDLGLLLAANVAPLIANDNLTEVAEFSQRFYSSTSSVRYMLYADDTGNIYFGIPFWQPEVGTSLAIERRIELPDDYAADAEKPMVRQHRSPDGEVTDVFVPLTADGKYLGVLAVGINPNSAAVISSNFTRDVTIAVFISIWVMVILGGVINALTITKPIKELLVGVKQITAGNFKQQIDLPLGGELGELILNFNEMAERLERYEEQNIEELTAEKAKLETLVSTIADGAVLIDNSMQVILANPTAQRIFGWEEAKLVGENVLHHLPAAVGMQITRPLYEIATGECESAEFRIPLIEPIKRTVRILMTTVLNQQRESVKGIAITVQDITREVELNEAKSQFISNISHELRTPLFNIKSFIETLHDYGEDLSTEQKKEFLVTVNHETDRLTRLVNDVLDLSKLESGRNYHLKGVDLAQAIEQTLRTYQLNARDKGIELIQEVEPQLPLVVGHYDLLLQVLANLIGNALKFTKAGGKVALRAHQLEPKSSSHHQVPKVRVEISDTGIGIGPEDQEAIFDRFVRVENRVHTLEGTGLGLSIVRNIIEKHQTKIYLVSEIGIGTTFWFDLAVFDEQAPHVPKSY is encoded by the coding sequence ATGCTAACTGTTTTAAAAATAATCAAAGAAGCAATTGTCAATTGGTGGTTGGAGTTCACTCTCCAGACTAAACTTTTAGCAGCCGCTACTTTGGTAGTCTCTCTGGTGATGAGTGGTTTGACCTTCTGGGCTGTGAATACAATTCAGCTGGATGCACGTGTAAATGACACTCGCTTTGGTCGTGATCTTGGGCTGCTGCTGGCGGCTAACGTTGCTCCGCTCATTGCTAATGATAATCTCACTGAGGTGGCAGAATTTTCCCAACGCTTTTATAGCAGCACCTCTAGCGTGCGTTATATGCTTTATGCTGATGACACAGGGAATATTTATTTCGGTATTCCCTTTTGGCAACCGGAGGTGGGAACATCCCTTGCCATTGAACGGCGGATAGAACTGCCCGATGATTATGCTGCTGATGCCGAAAAGCCGATGGTGCGACAACATCGATCGCCAGACGGGGAAGTCACCGATGTGTTTGTTCCACTAACTGCGGATGGCAAATACTTGGGTGTGTTGGCAGTTGGGATCAACCCTAACTCAGCTGCAGTCATCTCATCAAATTTCACTCGTGATGTCACCATTGCTGTTTTTATCTCAATTTGGGTGATGGTGATTTTGGGAGGGGTGATTAATGCTTTGACAATCACCAAGCCGATAAAAGAGTTGCTGGTGGGGGTAAAACAAATTACTGCGGGGAATTTCAAACAGCAAATTGATTTACCACTAGGGGGCGAACTTGGGGAGTTAATTCTCAATTTTAATGAAATGGCAGAGCGCTTGGAGCGCTATGAAGAACAAAATATTGAGGAACTGACAGCGGAAAAAGCTAAGCTAGAAACGCTGGTTTCCACAATTGCTGACGGAGCCGTCTTGATTGATAATAGTATGCAGGTGATTTTAGCGAACCCCACAGCACAGAGAATTTTCGGCTGGGAAGAGGCTAAACTCGTAGGCGAAAATGTTTTACATCACTTGCCTGCAGCGGTAGGAATGCAAATTACCCGTCCCTTATATGAAATAGCAACCGGGGAATGCGAAAGTGCTGAATTCCGTATACCGCTGATTGAACCTATCAAGCGCACTGTCCGCATTCTGATGACAACAGTTCTTAACCAGCAAAGAGAGAGTGTTAAAGGTATTGCTATTACCGTACAAGATATCACCCGCGAGGTAGAACTTAACGAGGCAAAAAGTCAGTTTATCAGTAACATCTCCCACGAATTGCGAACGCCTTTATTTAACATCAAATCATTTATCGAGACTTTGCACGACTATGGGGAAGACTTGAGTACTGAACAAAAGAAAGAGTTTTTGGTCACTGTCAATCATGAAACCGATAGACTAACCCGCTTAGTTAACGATGTTTTGGATTTGTCAAAGCTAGAATCTGGTCGCAACTATCACTTGAAGGGGGTAGATTTGGCGCAGGCGATCGAGCAGACACTGCGTACTTACCAACTCAATGCTAGGGACAAAGGCATTGAATTAATTCAGGAAGTTGAGCCTCAATTGCCCCTCGTTGTCGGTCACTATGATTTATTGTTGCAGGTGTTGGCTAATTTGATTGGTAATGCCCTCAAGTTTACTAAAGCGGGTGGAAAAGTTGCCCTCCGCGCCCACCAACTTGAACCAAAGTCCAGTTCTCATCATCAAGTACCCAAAGTACGAGTGGAAATTTCTGATACTGGAATTGGCATTGGTCCAGAAGACCAAGAAGCCATTTTTGACCGTTTTGTCCGGGTTGAAAACCGAGTTCACACCCTAGAAGGCACAGGTTTGGGGCTATCTATTGTCAGGAATATTATAGAAAAGCATCAGACGAAAATTTATTTGGTGAGTGAAATTGGCATTGGTACTACTTTTTGGTTTGACTTGGCGGTGTTTGATGAACAAGCGCCTCATGTTCCGAAGTCATATTAA